A genome region from Vulpes lagopus strain Blue_001 chromosome 7, ASM1834538v1, whole genome shotgun sequence includes the following:
- the TMEM158 gene encoding transmembrane protein 158, with protein sequence MLLPLAALLAAACPLPPGLGGAPPNASVNASSGEPAAPRLLASAPPAPPAPPERPGPEAAAAAPCNISVQRQMLSSLLVRWGRPRGLQCDLLLFSTNAHGRAFFAAAFHRVGPPLLIEHLGLAAGGAQQDLRLCVGCGWVRGRRPGRLRPAAPAPAPAPAAAAAAGAPTALPAYPAAEPGPLWLQGEPLHFCCLDFSLEELQGEPGWRLNRKPIESTLVACFMTLVIVVWSVAALIWPVPIIAGFLPNGMEQRRAAPAAVPAGTTAAAAAAAAAAAAAVTVTSGAAAK encoded by the coding sequence ATGCTGCTCCCGCTCGCCGCGCTGCTGGCCGCCGCCTGCCCGCTGCCGCCGGGCCTCGGCGGGGCGCCCCCCAACGCCTCGGTGAACGCGTCGTCCGGCgagcccgccgccccgcgcctgCTGGCCtcggcgccccccgcgccccccgcgccccccgagcGCCCGGgcccggaggcggcggcggcggcgccgtGCAACATCAGCGTGCAGCGGCAGATGCTGAGCTCGCTGCTCGTGCGCTGGGGCCGCCCGCGGGGCTTGCAGTGCGACCTGCTGCTCTTCTCCACCAACGCGCACGGCCGCGCCTTCTTCGCCGCCGCCTTCCACCGCGTCGGGCCGCCGCTGCTCATCGAGCACCTGGGgctggcggcgggcggcgcgcaGCAGGACCTGCGCCTGTGCGTGGGCTGCGGCTGGGTGCGcggccgccgccccggccgcctccggcccgccgcccccgcccccgcccccgcccccgccgccgccgccgccgccggggcgcCCACCGCGCTGCCCGCCTACCCCGCCGCCGAGCCCGGGCCGCTGTGGCTGCAGGGCGAGCCGCTGCACTTCTGCTGCCTGGACTTCAGCCTGGAGGAGCTGCAGGGCGAGCCGGGCTGGCGGCTGAACCGCAAGCCCATCGAGTCCACGCTGGTCGCCTGCTTCATGACCCTGGTCATCGTGGTGTGGAGCGTGGCCGCCCTCATCTGGCCGGTGCCCATCATCGCCGGCTTCCTGCCCAACGGCATGGAGCAGCgccgggccgcccccgccgccgtgCCCGCGGGgaccaccgccgccgccgccgccgccgccgccgccgccgccgccgccgtcacCGTCACCTCGGGGGCGGCGGCCAAGTGa